Part of the Longimicrobium terrae genome, TCGGCCGACGTGACGTGCGCGCGTAGTCCGCTAGAGCGAATGAATCCGCCGCTCCAGAAGCGGTAAGCCCCCGAACCGGCCGCTGGCGCGTCCGGTTCGGGGCTTCAACTGCATGTGCGGCGGCAAGGCTCGACGCGCGTAGCATTGTTGGCTCGGCGACGAGCAGATCCTTCGCTGGCGCCAGGTGCCTGCGCGGCGGATGGTCCGGCCGGTTCCTCCTCTTGAGCGGCGGTTTAATTCGCTCAACGGGAATGCGGCTCGGATGCGGGTGTGTCGCGCCCTCGACAGTCTCTTCCTCACGTCCAACCCGAGATACGAGACGGGTTCCATCCCCGATCGCGGATGGAACCCGTCTCAACTTCCCGCCCGCCGATCACCAATCAGGCGAGCTGTTCTTCCAAGTCCTTGGCGCGCACGTCAAAGTGCGTGGCGGTGTACCCCGTCTTGCCATTGCGCAGCACGATCACCTGCGGCGACTCATGCTCGATCCCCGTCTTTTCCGCCACGTACACGCTGGCTTCGGGCGCCTGGTGCACGTCCAGGCGGTACACGGGCGCATCCGGCTGGCGCTCCAGGAACGCTTCCATCTCGCCGCGCGCGTTGGCGCTGATGGGGCACGTCATGCTGTACTTGAAAAGGATGGCGGTGTCGGCGCTCAGCGCCTCGTCCACGTCCTGAGTCGTCGCGATCTGCTTCATCCTGCCCTCCAGTAGGTTACCCCGGGGACGGCGCACCCGGCCGGGCGCCGCCAATGAGCCCGCGCAGGCGCAATCCGCATACCGTCTCCCGCGGCCCGGGCGCCGCGCCCCCGCGGCTCCGCCCCGGCCCGCCGCCTCGCGCGGGCCACCTCGCGCGGGCCGCTGGAGCGATCGAGGGTGGGGCGCGCACGTCCCAATCCCCCGCTCCGGCTTGTTCGCGCCCCGCTTCGGACAGCTTATCCCGTCATCACACCGCCGATCCGTCATCAAAACATCGCCCGCCTTGAAGATGTCATGAAAGGGTACGCACCCTGAGCGGTACCGTGTGGTTCATATCAAGCGTTGCAGTGGTTTGTGAGACCTACTCCGCACGTGATGTCCACTGGGGCGCGGCCGCAGGGGAGAGCCGGCGGGCTGCGAAGAGACGTGCTGTGCAACGGGTTGACGTTGCAGGCCGGGCCCGCGTTCTTTCAATGCTGAACAGGACCGCCCACCTATCCAGGAATGCCCATGAAATGGCCCCGCCTTCTGGTCGCCCTGCCGCTGCTGGCCGCATGCGAGCGGCAGATCACCACGCCCGAGCAGACGCCCTTCGAGTCTGACCTGATGGAAGTCGGCCCGGCGACGACGGATCTGCTTCAGCCCGGTCCGCGCGTGCCCACGCTGGAGCGCGACGGGCTGATGTCGGCCACCGCCGCGCCGGTGATGACGACGGGGCCCAACCCGGACCTGCTGTGGCGCCGGAGTGTGAGCGGCGAGAACACGGTCTGGCGGATGAAGGACACCACGTACACCGGTTCCGCCATCGGCCTGCCGACCGCGGCGGCCGCGTGGGAAGTGGGCGGCGTGGCGGACTTCAACCGCGACCGGCGGCCGGACATCCTGTGGCGGCGCGGGTCCACGTCCAGCAACGTGATCTGGATCCTGAACGGCGCGGGCGGCGTGGCGGACATCGTCGCGCTCCCGACCTCCGCGCCGGAGTGGAAGATGGCGGGCGCGGGCGACTTCAACCGCGACGGCTCTCCCGACATCCTGTGGCGCCGCCCGTCCACCTCCAGTGTCGTGCTCTGGATGATGAACGGCGCGACGCTGGTTGACATCGTGGCGCTCCCTGCGCTGGACAGCACGTGGTCCGTCGGCGGCATCGCGGACATGACGGGCGACGGCTTCCCCGACATCCTCACCCGCAAGGTGAGCACGGGGACCAACGTCCTGTGGCGGATGAACGGCGTGCAGAAGGCGGAAGAGATCACGCTCGCTCCACTGGCCTGGCCGTGGGTGCTGGCGGGCGCGGGCGACTTCAACGATGACGGCAAGGCGGACCTGGTGTGGCGCCATCCCACGTCGCGCAAATCCGTGATCTGGTTGATGAACGGCACCACCTACACCGGCGTGTACAGCTATCTGCCGGAAGTACATCCCGAGTGGTCCATCGTGGGCGTGGCCGACTTCGATCCGCCGCCGCCCGTGCCGTCGTCCGTGACGGCGACCGCGGTGAGCGGAAGCCGCGTGGACGTGGCGTGGGCGGATTCGTCGGCGCTGGAGACGGAGTTCCGGGTGGAAGTGCGCGCGGGCTCGTCCACCACGTGGACTCTGCTGGCCACCGTGCCCGCGAACACGACGACGTACTCGCACACCAACGCCGTCGTGAACGTGCAGTACAGCTACCGTGTCACCGCCTGCGACGGTAGCGCCTGCTCCGCGCCCTCCATGATCGCGACGGCGACGCCCCCGGTGTCCGCGCCGACCGCCACCACGGGCAGCCCGTATCTGGTGGGGACGACGAGCGGCGTGAGCGGAACCGCCGTGCCGAATGGCTTGGCGACCGTGGGCTGGCTGGAACTGGATGACAACGCGGGGATGACCAGCCCGGCCTCGTCCGACACGGCCAGCCTGGGATCGGCGTCGGCGCAGCAGACGCTGTCGCGCTCGTTCGCCGGGCTGACGGTGGGTGGCACCTACTACTACCGCATCGTGGCGCGGAACAGCGCCGGGACGACCTACGGCCAGACCCGGAGTTTCGTGATCGTGGTGCCGCCGGCGCCCGTGGGGCTGAACGCGACGTTCATCACCAGCGCACTGGCGAACTCGGTGGACTGGACGCTGCCCGCCAACTACGGCGTTCCCCAGTCCCTCGAGGGCTTCCGCATCGAGCGCCGGCGCAGCGACGAGACCACGTGGACGACCCGTGACTGGACGGATCCGGCGTTCTGCGGCACCATCAGCAATGGCCACTGCGGCGACTACAGCATCAACATTCGAACGCCCACCACGTACTTCTACCGGGTGCAGGTCTGCAACAACGTCGGCTGCGGTCCGTGGGCGGAAACCAGCGTGACCACGCAGGAGTTCGCGGCTCCCAGCAATCTGGTCGCCACCGCGGGCGCGCGCAGGGTCACGCTCACCTGGCAGGACAACACCGACGCCGAGCGCGCGTACGTGATCAGCCGCCGCTCCGAGGCGGACTCCACCTGGCAGAGGATCGGCAGGACGGACGCCAACAACACCGTGTACGGCGACACCAACGTGACGCCGGGCGTGCGCTACTACTACCGGGTCTACGGGTCTACCTCCACCGAACGGGGGGAGACCTTCTACTACTACGCCACGACGCCCTTCTCCAACGAGGCCACGGCGGTTCCGTACTGATCGAAAGCCGCCATCCGCCGCGCGGCAAGATGAAGCGTGCCGGGTAGATGGGGATGAACATGGAAAGCGGAGCCGGGCAACCGGCTCCGCTTTTTCGTGCAGATGACTATCGGCAGCGTGTCGTGAAAAGGACGCGTCTGCGCCGGTGGACCATCCCGTCGCAACCGGCGGGCGCGGCGTGACTCGCGGTTCCGTGCGCCGCCGCGATGCGTCGCGGACCCGCGATGTCCGCTGGGTGTCGGACGCCCAATCGGAGTCCGCCGGGGGCAGGGATGCGAACGCTGCAACCGCTTGACGTTGCAGGGGATTACCGCGTTCTTTCAGCGTTCCGCCATGCCGTCCCACCCGTTCTGAACGATCCATGAAATGGCCCCGCCTTCTGGTCGCCCTGCCGCTGCTGGCCGCATGCGAGCGGCAGATCACCACGCCCGAGCAGACGCCCTTTGAGTCTGACCTGATGGAAGTCGGCCCGCTGACGACGGATCTGCTTCAGCCCGGTCCGCGCGTGCCCACGCTGGAGCGCGACGGGCTGATGTCGGCCACCGCCGCGCCGGTGATGACCACGGGGCCCAACCCGGACCTGCTGTGGCGCCGCAGCGTCAGCGGCGAGAACACGGTCTGGCGGATGAAGGACACCACGTACACCGGTTCCGCCATCGGCCTGCCCAGCGCGGCGACGGCGTGGGAAGTGGGCGGCGTGGCGGACTTCAACCGCGACCGGCGGCCGGATATCCTGTGGCGGCGCGCGTCCACCTCCAGCAACGTCATCTGGATCCTGAATGGCGCGGGCGGCGTGGCGGACATCGTCGCGCTCCCGACCTCCGCGCCGGAGTGGAAGATGGCGGGCGCGGGCGACTTCAACCGCGACGGCTCGCCCGACATCCTGTGGCGCCGCCCGTCCACATCCAGCGTGGTTCTGTGGATGATGAACGGCGCGACGCTCACCGACATCGTGGCGCTCCCCGCGCTGGATAGTACATGGTCCGTCGGCGGCATCGCGGACATGACGGGCGATGGATTTCCCGACATCCTCACCCGCAAGGTGAGCACGGGGACCAACGTGCTGTGGCGGATGAACGGCGTGCAGAAGGCGGAAGAGATCACGCTGGCGCCGCTGGCCTGGCCGTGGATTCTGGCCGGCGCCGGCGACTTTACGGACGACGGCAAGGCGGACCTGGTGTGGCGCCACCCCACGTCGCGCAAGAGCGTGATCTGGGTGATGAACGGCACCACGTACACCGGCGTCTACACCTACCTGCCGGAAGTGCACCCCGAGTGGTCCATCGTGGGCGTGGCCGACTTCGATCCGCCTCCCCCCGTGCCGTCGTCCGTGACGGCGACCGCGGTGAGCGGAAGCCGCGTGGACCTGGCGTGGGCGGATTCGTCGGCGCTGGAGACGGAGTTCCGGGTGGAGGTGCGGGCGGGCTCGTCCACCACGTGGACCCTGCTGGCCACGCTGCCGGCCAACACGACGACGTTCTCGCACACGAACACCGTGGTGAACGTGCAGTACAGCTACCGCGTGATCGCGTGCGACGGCAGTGCCTGCTCCGCGCCCTCCGCCATTGTGTCGGCGACGCCGGGCCAGTCCGCACCCACCGCCGACACGGGGATCGTCACCGCGCTGGGGACCACCACCACTGTGTCCGGCAGTGCCGTGCCGAACGGCCTGCCGACCGTCGGCTGGCTGGAACTGGATGACAACGCGGGATTCACCAGCCCGGCTTCGTCGGACACGGCCAGCCTGGGTTCGGCGTCGGCGCCCAAGGGGATCGAGCGCTCGTTCAGCGGCCTGACGGTGGGCGGCACCTACTACTTCCGCATGGTGGCGCGGAACAGCGCGGGGACGACCTACGGCTCGGCGCGCAGCTTCGTGGTCGCCGCGCCGCCCGCGCCCGTGGGGCTGAACGCGACGTTCATCACCAGCAGCCTGGCCAACTCGGTGGACTGGACGTTCCCGGACAACTACGGAATCTCCTACTCCGTCGACGGGTTCCGCATTGAGCGCCGGCGCAGCGACGAAACCACGTGGACGACCCGTGACTGGCGGGAACCGGCGTTCTGCGGCAGCGCCGGCAACGGGCACTGCGGCGATTACGACATCAACGTGCGGACGCCCACCACGTACGTCTACCGCGTGCAGCTGTGCAACGGCGTGGGCTGCGGTCCCTGGGCGGAGACCAGCGTGACCACCCAGGTGTTCGCGGCGCCCACCAACCTGGTCGCGACGGCCGGGGCTGGAAAGGTGACGCTCACCTGGCAGGACAACACCTCCAGCGAAGACTCGTACCGGATCTCGCGCCGCTCCGAGGCGGATTCGGTGTGGCACAGCATCAACGAGGTGGACCCCAACGTCACCACGGTGACGGATAACAGCGTAACGCCGGGCGTGCGCTACGAGTACCGGGTTGAGGCTTTTGCGTCCAGCGGCACCATGAGCAGCGGGTTCAAGTACCAGTACTCGGACTATTCCAACGTGGCCACGGCCGTTCCGTACTGACCGGCCTCGCCGTCCCCCGCGGGAAACCGCGCGCCGGGTGGGTGGGATGAACATTGAAAGCGGAGCCGGGGCAACCCGGCTCCGCTTTTTCATCGGGGATTATTCCTTCCCCGTTTGGTCGTAAAATGATGTTCGTAACGGGATGAACAGTCGTTGCGCACACGGGATGGCGCGGCGCCGCTCGCGGCCGGTTACGCGGTGACAATGCCCGCCCAGGCCGGGATGTCCGCTGGGGATCGGAGCGTGCGGCGCGCTTCCATCGGCAGAAGCGGGCGGAACCCTGCAACCGCTTGACGTTGCAGCGGTTCGGCGCGTTCTTTCAAGCTGTACGGTACGGATCACCCCTCCCAGGACGCCCATGAAATGGACCCGCCTTCTGGCCGCCACGGCGCTTCTCGCCGCGTGCGACCGGCAGATCACTGATTCGCCGCAGGCCGTTCCCGGCTCGGACCTGATGGAAGTGGGGCCGCTGACCACGGACATCCTGCGGCCCGGCCCGGTGCCGGCGCAGTCGTCCATGGTGGTGACCGCCGCCCCGCCGAGCGCCGGCGCGGCCGCCATCGCGCCCATCCCCACCAGCGGCCCGCACACGGACATCCTGTGGCGCCGCACCGTCAGCGGCGAGAACTTGGTCTGGCGGATGAACGGCGTGACCTACAACGGGTCTAGCGTCAGCCTTCCGACCGCCGCCAGCAACTGGGAAGTAGGCGGCATCGCGGACTTCAACCGCGACGCGCGGCCCGACATTCTGTGGCGCCGCCCGTCCACGTCCAGCAACGTGATCTGGATGATGAACGGCCTGTCCAGCGTGGGCGACATCGTGGCGCTGCCCACCGCCGCGCCCGAGTGGAAGATGGCGGGCGCGGGCGACTTTGACCGCGACGGCTCGCCCGACATCCTGTGGCGCCGCCCGTCCACATCCAGCGTGGTTCTGTGGATGATGAACGGCACCACGCTGCGGGACATCGTCGCGCTCCCCGCGCTGGACAGCACGTGGACGGTCGGCGGCATCGCGGACATGACGGGCGACGGCAAGCTGGACATCGTCATCCGCCGGCAGAGCACGGGCGCCAATGCGGTGTGGCAGATGAACGGCGTGCAGCGCACGGGCGAGATCGCGCTGCGGCCGGTGACCGGCGCCTGGGTGCTGGGCGGCGTGGCGGACTTTACCCGCGACGGCAACGCGGACCTGGTGTGGCGCCACCCCACGTCGCGCGATGTGGTGATCTGGGCCATGAAGCGCACCTCGTACACCGAGGGCGACCAGGCCAACCTGCCGTCGGTGCACCCGGAGTGGTCCATCGCGGGCGTGGCCGACTTCGATCCGCCGCCGCCCCCGCCCGCCGGGCTCACCGCCACGCCGGACGTGGGCAGCCGCATCAACCTGGCGTGGCAGGACCGCGGCACGCTGGAAACGTCGTACCGGGTGGAGTCCCGCGCGGGGACGGCCACCACGTGGACGCTGCTGGCCACGCTGCCGGAGAACACCACGACGTACGCGCATACGGGCGTGGTCGTCGGCGTGCCGTACACCTACCGTATCGTGGCCTGCAACCCCACGGGGTGCGGCGATCCGTCGCCCACCGCCACGGCGGTGACCTCGGCCTCCGCGCCCACGGCGACCACCTCGACCCCGGTGTACGAGCTGAACGCCGAGGTCGTTACGCCCGGCGGCAACGTCGTCGCCAACGGGCTGTCGACCACGGCGTGGGTGGAGCTGGATGACAACGCGGGAATGACCAGCCCCGCAAGCTCCGACACCGTATTTGCCGGCTCCACCAGCACGCCTGTCTTTGTCGCGCGGCCGTTCTTTGGGTTGACGGTGGGTGCGACGTACCACTACCGCATCGTCGCCCGCAACGCCGCGGGAACCACCTACGGAGCGGTGCAGACCTTCACGGTGTCCCCGCCGCCGGCCCCGATCGACCTGGCCGCCACCTTTACGCCGAACACGGTGGTCTCGCTCACCTGGAAGCTGCCGGCCAACTGGTACACCAAGTACGCGAAGGTGGAGTCCCGGACCACGCCGGACGGTGCGTGGACGCCCGTGTTCTGCAACGTGACCAGCAGCGAGCGGTGCATCGACCCCGACGTCAACACCAACACCCCGACCACGGTCTGGTACCGGGTGCAGCTCTGCAATGACCTGGGCTGCGGGCCATTTGCGGAGACGAGCGTGACCACGCAGGTGTTCGCGCGGCCCACCGATCTGGTGGCCACGGCGGGGCCGGGGCGGGTGACGCTGTCGTGGACGGACAACAGCCCGAACGAAACGTACTTCGCCGCCGAGCGCCGGTCCGAGTTCGAGACGGCGTGGAAGTTCGTAGGCCTTTCCGCGGGGCGCGCGGACACCAGCGTGACCGCCGGGGTGCGCTACTACTACCGGGTCCGCGCGGCGATCAACACGGGGTACGGGACCCGCTACTCGGCCGCGTCCAACGAAGCGGACGCCGTGCCGTACTGAGCCGTCGCGCTCGGTGGATGAACTGAACGGCCCCGCGGCGTCTTACGCCGCGGGGCCGTTTTCCTTTTCGATTCAGCCGGGCCGCGCAGCGGGTCCGGCGCGCAACCGCTGCAGCAGTGCATACCCGAACGGCCACTCGCCCAACCCGCTGGCACTGTTGATGTGCCCCAGCGCGCCCGCGTTCACGAACTCGCTCCCCCACGCATGGGCGTAAGCGCGCGCCTGGTCCAGCGTCACGTACTCGTCGTCCGTGCTGGCCACGACGATGGTGGGGAAGGGAAGCCGCTCCATGGGCACCGGCGCAAAGCCCGTCGGCTCCGGCGGATAGACGGGCGCCTCCGGATCGCTGGGCGCCACCAGCAGCGCGCCGCGGATGCGGGCCAGGTGCTCCGGTGCCGCAGTACGTGCCCAGTGCGCCACGAGCGCGCAGGAACTGCTGTGCGTCACCAGCACCGCCTCGCCGTCCAGCGCGGCGACGGTGGTGTCCAGCACCGCGGCCCAGTCCACGCAACGCGGCGCATCCCACTCCGCTTGATGCACGCGGCGGCATGACGGGTCCATCCGCTCCCAGTACGTCTGCCAGTGCTCCGGCCCGGAATCGCCCAGGCCGGGAAGGATCAGGGTCGCCACCTCGCTCATCCGCGTCATCCGTCCGGGGTGTGGTCGCTCTCGATCGCGTCAACCTGGCGGATGTGTGGACGGGACGCAAAACGGGCGGGACCGCCGCCGGTCCCGCCCGTTCGCCTCGTCGATGGATCCCGTGTGGATCTGTTCAGCGGCGCCGCAGGCGCTGGATGCGGATGTGTCCCACGCCGTCCTCGTCGTAAAGTTGGCCCAGCACCCAGTCCGGGCCGATCTGGTGCACCGTGAACCGCGGCGGGCCTTCCGCCCGGGCGATCCACTTTCCGCCTGCGTCGAACACGGACCAGCGGCTGCCGCGCGCCTTATCCGCGGTCCGCCGCGCGTCCTGCACCCAGAGCCGTCCCTCACTGTCGGAGAGTACAGCGCCGGTGGGCGGAATGGCTCGCGGAAACGGCGCCGTCTCCAGCTCCCGCGCTGCTTCCGCGCCCCGGGCCCCCGCAGCGTTCGCGACCAGCCGCGTATATGCTTCCCGCTCTTCACGCGTCACCGGCAGCTCCGCCGCGGCGCGCTGGACGACGAGGTCAGGTCGCCCGTCTGGCGTGTATCCATCCACCCGGTACGCGTCCCCCGTCGCGACGAAGAACCGGTTGCCGGAGACGGTCGCGTATGTCCATCGGCCGAACGGCGCGGACATCGTGCGAAAGGTACGCTTGTCGGGCGAGGGAGATTCGTACTGCTCCATCCCCGGAAAGCGCCCGACGGTATCAAGCACCTGGCCTGAGGCGGCGACGCGCACGTACATCACCGTATCCCGCCATGGACGGCCGCGCGCCACCGGAGCCTTGCCGGTGAGCGGCGGCACGGAGACGAGCATCGAGCCATCCGCGAAACGTCCGTGGATGGACGGAAGAAAGCCCGCCAGCGAAACCGTCGCTTCCCGCCGCAGCTGGCCATCCGCGGAAAAGACGGAGAGCCGCCCGAGCAGCGGGTCCCACGCCAGGATGGAGTCCGCCGTCATCCCCACCCAGCCCACGTACTGGAACTCGCCCGGACCCTGCCCGGCGCGGCCGATCGTCCGCACGAGCTTTCCGTCCGCCGAGAAGATCGAAACCCGGTTGGCGCGCGCATCGCCGACCACGACCGTGTTGCCGGACCGCGTGGCGGACGTCACCTGCACGAACGGATCGGCGCCCGCGTCCATCTCCACCGCGGGTTCACCCGCGAAGCTCCACACGGCGGCGGGCGCGTCCTTTTCAGCCAAGCCTGCATCATCGCCCTTCCGCTGCCCGCAGCCGGCGAGAAGAAGAAGGGCGCTGAGGAGAACGAATGAGCTACCTGCGCCGCGCTGACGCAATTCCATCACGGATGATCAGAGTTTGCGGCGTCGCGCGCGGCCCGCTCATCGGCCATGTACTGCAGCAGGATGCGCTGCATGTCCGCCGTCGTCCCCGGACTCGTCTGGAGTTCACGCAGCGCGCGCTCTGCCGCGGGCGAGGGAGTCGTTGCCGATCCCGTCAACACAGGAGGGCGCGGATTGGCGAGCGCGACCGCGAGCAGTTGGCGGTAGGTACTCCGAACTTTCGGATCCACCGGACGCCCGCCCGACTGCAACAGCAGCAGCCGTTCAAGCATCTCCTCATCCCCAGCGGACAGGGTTACCGCCGGAACTGGTGAGGCAGCGGGCTGCAGCGTGCGTGCGGGCTCACAGCCGGCCATCAGCAGAAGGGCAAGCGGGGCCGCGCGGCACATCATGGACAAGTGGATCATTGAGAGTTCTCCCGGTAGTCGATCGCCAGCGGAGCCAGGGCGCGCTCCGGAAGCATTCAAGGATGGACGATTTCCGTTTCCTCGGGAGGGCACGGAATCGTGTGGCTCATGCAGGAGATCTCCTTCGTCTCCGGATTCTGAACGCATACCGTCTTCCAGCAGGTGACTGTCATCTGCTGTGCGGAGGACGGAGCGCCGAACACCGCGATCATCCCCAGCACCAGCGGCGCCGCCGTGGCAAAGGTGAGAATCGCCTTGCGGATGGGTGTCATCATTGTGCCTCACAATCAAGATTGTGCACGTGTCGCATCCGTCCATTCTGAATGCGTTCACAAGAATAGAGGCGGATAGAGATAGTGCGCAAGGGGACAAACCATAATTCGGGGATGAGGATCATCGTCCCCGGAAAGAAAAAGGCGGCGGTCCGGAGAGGACCGCCGCCTTGGCGTCATCGTGCGTGCGGAAACGGCATCAGTGCGCCGGGCCGTCCAGCGGCGGAATCTCGTCGCCGCGGTCGCCGTGCTGCAGCGTGCTATGGCGGATTCCGTACAGGAAGTAGACGGCCAGACCCAGCGCCAGCCAGATCGCGAACCGCTCCCACGCGTGCGGCGGCAGCCCCGACATCACGTAGATGCAGGCGCCCGCGCCCAGGAGGGTCACCGGCCAGACGAACGGCACGCGGAACGGGCGGTGGCGGTGCGGGTCGATGATGCGCAGCACCAGCACGCCGATGCACACGATGGCGAACGCCGACAGCGTGCCGATGTTGGTGAGGTCGTAGATCTCGTTCTCATCCGCGAACAGCGCGCCCACGGCCACCGCGGCGCCCGTCAGCAGCGTGGTGATGTAGGGAACGCGCGCCTTGCCGCTCACCTTGGCCGCCCAGCGGGGAAGCAGACCGTCGCGGGCCATCGCGTAGAAAATGCGCGGCTGGCCGTACTGAAAGACCAGGAGCACTGCCGTGAGCGAAACCACCGCGCCGGCCGAAACGATCCATCCCGCCGTGTGCAGCCCCGCCACATCCAGCGCCTTGGCCAGCGGGTCGGCGCCCCGGAGCTGCTCGTACGGCACCAGCCCGGTGGCCACCAGGCCCACGATCACGTAGATGACGGTGCAGATGGCCAAGCCGCCCAGAATGCCGATGGGCAGGTTGCGCTGCGGGTCCTTGGTTTCCTCGGCCGCGGTGCTGATGGCGTCAAAGCCGATGTACGCAAAGAAGACGATGGCCGCGCCCTGGTGAATGCCGCGCCATCCATTGGGCGCAAAGGGCGTGAAGTTGTTCATGTCCACGTGCATGGAGCCCACGACCACGAACAGCAGCAGCACCAGCAGCTTGATGACCACCATGATGTTGTTGGCCCGCGCGCTTTCGCGCACGCCCCGCATGAGCAGCCAGGTGACCGCGGCCACGATGGCGAACGCCGGCAGGTTCAGCAGCACCGGCATGCCCAGAAAGCGCGGCGCGGACTGCATCAGCGCCTGCACCTCGGGGTCCGAGCTCTTCATCACCGCGCGGTAGCCGTGCGTGAGGTAGTCCGGAAGGTGAATGCCGAAGCCGCTGAGCAGCGAGTTGAAGTACCCGCTCCACGCCACCGCCACGGCCACGTTGCCCACGGCGTATTCCAGGATCAGGTCCCAGCCGATGATCCACGCCACCAGCTCCCCCAGCGTGGCGTACGAATACGCGTACGCGCTGCCTGCCTGGGGAATCATGGACGCCAGTTCGGCGTAGCAGAGCGCGGCCAGCCCGCAGACGGCGCCCAGCAGAATGAACGAGATCACCAGCGCGGGTCCGGCGCCGTAGCGCACCACCACGCCGTTGGGAAGGATTTCGCCCGCGGCGGCCGTGCCGATGGACGAAAAGATCCCCGCGCCGATCACCGCGCCGATGGCGAGCATGATCAGGTCGCCGGCACCCAGTTCGCGCTTGAGCGCATTGGGATTGCCCGACTCGTCGATCA contains:
- a CDS encoding RBBP9/YdeN family alpha/beta hydrolase, with product MSEVATLILPGLGDSGPEHWQTYWERMDPSCRRVHQAEWDAPRCVDWAAVLDTTVAALDGEAVLVTHSSSCALVAHWARTAAPEHLARIRGALLVAPSDPEAPVYPPEPTGFAPVPMERLPFPTIVVASTDDEYVTLDQARAYAHAWGSEFVNAGALGHINSASGLGEWPFGYALLQRLRAGPAARPG
- the ytxJ gene encoding bacillithiol system redox-active protein YtxJ, producing the protein MKQIATTQDVDEALSADTAILFKYSMTCPISANARGEMEAFLERQPDAPVYRLDVHQAPEASVYVAEKTGIEHESPQVIVLRNGKTGYTATHFDVRAKDLEEQLA
- a CDS encoding FG-GAP-like repeat-containing protein, which gives rise to MKWPRLLVALPLLAACERQITTPEQTPFESDLMEVGPLTTDLLQPGPRVPTLERDGLMSATAAPVMTTGPNPDLLWRRSVSGENTVWRMKDTTYTGSAIGLPSAATAWEVGGVADFNRDRRPDILWRRASTSSNVIWILNGAGGVADIVALPTSAPEWKMAGAGDFNRDGSPDILWRRPSTSSVVLWMMNGATLTDIVALPALDSTWSVGGIADMTGDGFPDILTRKVSTGTNVLWRMNGVQKAEEITLAPLAWPWILAGAGDFTDDGKADLVWRHPTSRKSVIWVMNGTTYTGVYTYLPEVHPEWSIVGVADFDPPPPVPSSVTATAVSGSRVDLAWADSSALETEFRVEVRAGSSTTWTLLATLPANTTTFSHTNTVVNVQYSYRVIACDGSACSAPSAIVSATPGQSAPTADTGIVTALGTTTTVSGSAVPNGLPTVGWLELDDNAGFTSPASSDTASLGSASAPKGIERSFSGLTVGGTYYFRMVARNSAGTTYGSARSFVVAAPPAPVGLNATFITSSLANSVDWTFPDNYGISYSVDGFRIERRRSDETTWTTRDWREPAFCGSAGNGHCGDYDINVRTPTTYVYRVQLCNGVGCGPWAETSVTTQVFAAPTNLVATAGAGKVTLTWQDNTSSEDSYRISRRSEADSVWHSINEVDPNVTTVTDNSVTPGVRYEYRVEAFASSGTMSSGFKYQYSDYSNVATAVPY
- a CDS encoding 6-bladed beta-propeller; translated protein: MAEKDAPAAVWSFAGEPAVEMDAGADPFVQVTSATRSGNTVVVGDARANRVSIFSADGKLVRTIGRAGQGPGEFQYVGWVGMTADSILAWDPLLGRLSVFSADGQLRREATVSLAGFLPSIHGRFADGSMLVSVPPLTGKAPVARGRPWRDTVMYVRVAASGQVLDTVGRFPGMEQYESPSPDKRTFRTMSAPFGRWTYATVSGNRFFVATGDAYRVDGYTPDGRPDLVVQRAAAELPVTREEREAYTRLVANAAGARGAEAARELETAPFPRAIPPTGAVLSDSEGRLWVQDARRTADKARGSRWSVFDAGGKWIARAEGPPRFTVHQIGPDWVLGQLYDEDGVGHIRIQRLRRR
- a CDS encoding FG-GAP-like repeat-containing protein, coding for MKWPRLLVALPLLAACERQITTPEQTPFESDLMEVGPATTDLLQPGPRVPTLERDGLMSATAAPVMTTGPNPDLLWRRSVSGENTVWRMKDTTYTGSAIGLPTAAAAWEVGGVADFNRDRRPDILWRRGSTSSNVIWILNGAGGVADIVALPTSAPEWKMAGAGDFNRDGSPDILWRRPSTSSVVLWMMNGATLVDIVALPALDSTWSVGGIADMTGDGFPDILTRKVSTGTNVLWRMNGVQKAEEITLAPLAWPWVLAGAGDFNDDGKADLVWRHPTSRKSVIWLMNGTTYTGVYSYLPEVHPEWSIVGVADFDPPPPVPSSVTATAVSGSRVDVAWADSSALETEFRVEVRAGSSTTWTLLATVPANTTTYSHTNAVVNVQYSYRVTACDGSACSAPSMIATATPPVSAPTATTGSPYLVGTTSGVSGTAVPNGLATVGWLELDDNAGMTSPASSDTASLGSASAQQTLSRSFAGLTVGGTYYYRIVARNSAGTTYGQTRSFVIVVPPAPVGLNATFITSALANSVDWTLPANYGVPQSLEGFRIERRRSDETTWTTRDWTDPAFCGTISNGHCGDYSINIRTPTTYFYRVQVCNNVGCGPWAETSVTTQEFAAPSNLVATAGARRVTLTWQDNTDAERAYVISRRSEADSTWQRIGRTDANNTVYGDTNVTPGVRYYYRVYGSTSTERGETFYYYATTPFSNEATAVPY
- a CDS encoding FG-GAP-like repeat-containing protein gives rise to the protein MKWTRLLAATALLAACDRQITDSPQAVPGSDLMEVGPLTTDILRPGPVPAQSSMVVTAAPPSAGAAAIAPIPTSGPHTDILWRRTVSGENLVWRMNGVTYNGSSVSLPTAASNWEVGGIADFNRDARPDILWRRPSTSSNVIWMMNGLSSVGDIVALPTAAPEWKMAGAGDFDRDGSPDILWRRPSTSSVVLWMMNGTTLRDIVALPALDSTWTVGGIADMTGDGKLDIVIRRQSTGANAVWQMNGVQRTGEIALRPVTGAWVLGGVADFTRDGNADLVWRHPTSRDVVIWAMKRTSYTEGDQANLPSVHPEWSIAGVADFDPPPPPPAGLTATPDVGSRINLAWQDRGTLETSYRVESRAGTATTWTLLATLPENTTTYAHTGVVVGVPYTYRIVACNPTGCGDPSPTATAVTSASAPTATTSTPVYELNAEVVTPGGNVVANGLSTTAWVELDDNAGMTSPASSDTVFAGSTSTPVFVARPFFGLTVGATYHYRIVARNAAGTTYGAVQTFTVSPPPAPIDLAATFTPNTVVSLTWKLPANWYTKYAKVESRTTPDGAWTPVFCNVTSSERCIDPDVNTNTPTTVWYRVQLCNDLGCGPFAETSVTTQVFARPTDLVATAGPGRVTLSWTDNSPNETYFAAERRSEFETAWKFVGLSAGRADTSVTAGVRYYYRVRAAINTGYGTRYSAASNEADAVPY